The genome window TACAAGGATTATGGGGAGCAGGTTCTGGCATGATCCTGTGGCTTGCTGGTTTGCAGGGTATCCCGCAACATCTCTATGAGGCCGCTGAAATAGACGGCGCTGGTTGGTGGGCAAAATTTCGCAACGTCACCGTGCCCATGCTTTCACCCTACATTTTCTTCAACGTGATTATGGGCATCATAGGCACCCTACAACAGTTTGACAGTGTTTATGTATTATCCGGGGGAGATTTGAGCCAGCCGGCCGGTCCGCTGGACAGTCTTCTTATGCCTGTACTCTATCTCTTTAAGAACGCCTTTCAGTACTTCAAGATGGGCTTTGCCTCTGCGCTTGCCTGGTTTTTATTTGTGATCATCCTTCTGCTCACGCTCATTCAACTGAAGCTAGCACCTAGATGGGTCTACTACGAGGCAGAGAAACGATGAATGATCGTTCGGATTCCCTTGATCTACCAGAAAAGAGCGACACCGACCTCTTGAAGACCCGGCAGTTCATTCAAGATGACATCGTGGGCCTGCTGCTTGCTGACCGCAGAAGTGAAAATACGCGGCGCGCTTATGCAGCCGATCTCAACGATTTCTTTCGATTTGCCTTTCGAGTTCTTCCGACGCCAGAGGGCGTAAGGCGGTTTTTAAGCCTGACAGCAGCTGAAATGACTGCGCTGTTGTTCCGTTATAAAGCCCACCTCATGGAGCGAGGGCTGGCAGAGGCGACCGTAAATCGGAGATTAGCGGCGATAAAAAGCCTCGTCCGCTTTGCAAGACGCTTAGGCCTTACCGATGTAGTTTTAGAGGGACGCATTGTTGGGGAGCGAGTGAGACCTTATCGTGACACCACAGGGGTTGATGGTGTAACGGCTCGTGAACTAGTAAGTTCCATAGATACGACAACCCTTGTCGGGAAGCGCGATACCGTATTAATGTTGCTCCTTCTAGAGAATGCGTTGCGTCGCGCCGAAATTGTGGCTTTGCGTGTTGGAGACTATGATGCGGTCTCGGGGACGCTTTCAATAACAGGTAAAGGACGGGGGACACAAAAAGAGTGCATCCGCCTCTCTGCCCGATTGCAAGAGGCATTGCGGACTTATCTAGAAGCTAGTGGACATGGGGGTAGCGATTCTGCACCTCTATTGATCAGCCTCAGTAACTGTCGCCGGGGGCAGGCTCTTACGGCAGATGGTGTTTACAAGATTGTGCGCACGCGTGCGAAAGCATGCGGTATTGGCAAGCCCGTCAGTCCTCACCGTTTACGACACACCGCTATCACTTTGGCTCTCGATCTTTCCAAAGGCGATATTCGCCGGGTTCAGCGTCTTTCACGACACGCACGTTTAGAGACGCTTCAAGTATATGACGATAACCGTCAGGACTTACAGGGTGAGATAAGCGACATGCTCTCCAGATATCTGTCTGATGAGGCCTCATCGAAGTCTGTATAATACTCATTATCAAGCCTAAGTTGGACACCATATCAAGGACGCTCAAATGGATACGACTGAGCAACACATAGAGAACACCGTTCGTGGGGTAACCATTTCTGAGGCAGCTCGTCGGCTAGGTGTATCAGAACGAACGATCTATCGGTATGTCAAAAATGGCAGACTAAAGACAGACAACACATCGGGTAAAATTCGAGTATTACTCCAGAATATAATCTCGGATGAAGAGGGTTTGTCTAAAGAAGTCAGACAATTATCTGAAAGATTCAGACAATACGACGAACGATTTAATCGCGTTATTGCCTTGCTGGATGGGCTGCGTCATGAGCAGGGGCGTCTACAACACGAAATAGATAGAATTTACCTACTGCTTAAGGATGCCCTCCAGTCTAATGAGAGACTTCAGCAAGCTCTCGTGGACTTGCTGAAAGCAAAGGAGGAGAACAAACTTGATCGGGCAAACGCCCGCAATGGAGACGGTCACAGCTTTCCGGCGTTACTAGGGCGAATTCTAAAACGTAAGGGTGACAGTGAGTAAGAATAGCTAAGGGGAGAGGATATGAATAGTTCTGTATTGGCACCCATATGGGTTGTATTAGCCGTCTTTTGCGCGGTTGTATTTGTGGGAGCGTGGATTCCTCTTGTGTTGGGAGCGTTTCACGCACGCGCAAAGTCCATCGTATTTATTCTAGCTTGTCTACTACCTCTTTGGGTACTGATAATGGCCATACTACCTTTTACTCCTGTGTGGAAGACTCTAGTGAGTTCGATCCCCTGTCTTGGAGTGGAAGTATGGCTCTACCGATTTTTCATTCGGCGCACTTTCCCTTGGCAAAGCTTGAAGTACATCAGGGAATCGGCTCGTCAAACGACTTTACATATGATTCTTATCGCCGGCTCAATCCTTTTTCTGGTTCCTTTTGCATGGCTCGTTTCCACATCATTGAAAGATGATTCTCAGATGAGTCGATTTCCGCCGGTTTGGATACCTACTCAGCAAGATCATGTACGTCTACATGGCGTAGATTATCCGGTCTACTGGACCGAATATCGGGGGAATAAACTCCTTGTTGCAGCTCTCGGTGATGTTACCCATGGCATGCGGCCTGTGGAGGTAATTTCGAAGGGGATTTATCGTGGACAGCGGTTATGGATTTCGGGCGCTGCGATGCATGAGGTAAGGCATTTTGCACCAAAATGGCAGAACTATGTGGATGCCTTACGTTTTCTTCCACCTGAAACCCATTACGGGCTGGTTTTTCTCATCAATACAGTAGAGATAACAGTGCTATCTATTTTAGGAGCTCTATTTTCTGCATCAACCGTTGCCTATGGTTTTGCTCGTCTGAGGTTTCCCGGTCGTGACGCTCTTTTTATGCTGGTGCTTGCGACGATGATGTTACCTTCAGCGGTCACGATGATGCCGGTTTTCCTGATCTTTCGTTGGCTTGGCTGGATCGATACTCTTAAACCTTTGTGGGTGCCCGCCTTTTTCGGCTCGGCCTTCTATATCTTTATGTTGCGACAGTTCTTTCTTAGTATCCCCAACGAGTTAGAAGATGCGGCGAAGATAGATGGTTGTTCGTTTTACATGACCTATTGGCGCATTATGCTGCCGCAGATTAAGCCTGCTTTGGCTGCAGTTACCATTATGACGTTTATGGGAGCCTGGAACGACTTTCGAGGGCCGCTGATATACATCAGTTCTCCTGCCCATGAAACGTTAGCCTATGCTTTACAGCTTTTTCAGAATGCGCACGGTGGAGAGCCGGGGATGATGATGGCCGCCTCCACCATGGTGATGCTGCCAGTATTAGTGATATTCTTCTTCACACAACGTTACTTTATTGAAGGAGTGACACTCACGGGTATCAAAGGATGAAGATCGGCTATAATGGCAGTGAACGTTTTAGGGAGACGAAGTGAGATGCCGTTTCAGCTGTTTCAAAAGATACGGAATACCATAGAGCAGGTTGTCGGTGGAGGTAGGGGGGTTGATGAGGAGCTTTATGAGGAGCTTGAGGCTTCCCTCATTCAGGCAGATATTAACGTGCAGACGACGCAGCGTCTGATAGGTGCTCTCCGAAGAGCCGTAGAAGAAGAGGGAATACGCTCTATTCAACAGGCTGTGGAAGCTTTAAAGCGAGAGATGGTGGCTATCTTAGAGGTTGGCGATCCTTCTACAATGGGTCTCAAGGAGGCCTCTTTGCCTCCAACGC of Chthonomonas calidirosea T49 contains these proteins:
- a CDS encoding tyrosine-type recombinase/integrase, which encodes MNDRSDSLDLPEKSDTDLLKTRQFIQDDIVGLLLADRRSENTRRAYAADLNDFFRFAFRVLPTPEGVRRFLSLTAAEMTALLFRYKAHLMERGLAEATVNRRLAAIKSLVRFARRLGLTDVVLEGRIVGERVRPYRDTTGVDGVTARELVSSIDTTTLVGKRDTVLMLLLLENALRRAEIVALRVGDYDAVSGTLSITGKGRGTQKECIRLSARLQEALRTYLEASGHGGSDSAPLLISLSNCRRGQALTADGVYKIVRTRAKACGIGKPVSPHRLRHTAITLALDLSKGDIRRVQRLSRHARLETLQVYDDNRQDLQGEISDMLSRYLSDEASSKSV
- a CDS encoding helix-turn-helix domain-containing protein; the encoded protein is MDTTEQHIENTVRGVTISEAARRLGVSERTIYRYVKNGRLKTDNTSGKIRVLLQNIISDEEGLSKEVRQLSERFRQYDERFNRVIALLDGLRHEQGRLQHEIDRIYLLLKDALQSNERLQQALVDLLKAKEENKLDRANARNGDGHSFPALLGRILKRKGDSE
- a CDS encoding carbohydrate ABC transporter permease, translated to MSRFPPVWIPTQQDHVRLHGVDYPVYWTEYRGNKLLVAALGDVTHGMRPVEVISKGIYRGQRLWISGAAMHEVRHFAPKWQNYVDALRFLPPETHYGLVFLINTVEITVLSILGALFSASTVAYGFARLRFPGRDALFMLVLATMMLPSAVTMMPVFLIFRWLGWIDTLKPLWVPAFFGSAFYIFMLRQFFLSIPNELEDAAKIDGCSFYMTYWRIMLPQIKPALAAVTIMTFMGAWNDFRGPLIYISSPAHETLAYALQLFQNAHGGEPGMMMAASTMVMLPVLVIFFFTQRYFIEGVTLTGIKG